One window from the genome of Erwinia sorbitola encodes:
- the flgL gene encoding flagellar hook-associated protein FlgL, with product MRLSTGMIYDQQMRGIQTSQASWLKVGEQLSTGNRVNRPSDDAVAAAQAVVVSQAQAETAQYKTARVFATQNQSTEETTLKQVADVVISAQTIVVGAANGVLSDADRSSYATQLEGIRAQLLNLANSTDGNGRYLFAGYESDKAPFVTDASGSTTYDGGLNPITQKVDASRTLTTNHTGKQVFDSLTSSAVKEPDGSTGESNIFTILDTAINSLKVPLDDADQTAVDAEAAKLDIANRGLRNSLNNVSSVRSEIGTNLQELDNLDSKGDDTALNLKTQMSGLVGADTTETISSYTMQQAALQASYTVFQQMSKLSLFQLNS from the coding sequence ATGCGACTCAGTACCGGCATGATCTATGACCAGCAGATGCGCGGCATTCAGACTTCTCAGGCAAGCTGGCTGAAAGTGGGTGAGCAGCTCTCGACAGGTAACCGTGTCAACAGGCCCTCAGATGATGCGGTGGCCGCTGCTCAGGCGGTGGTGGTTTCTCAGGCTCAGGCTGAAACCGCACAGTATAAGACGGCCCGCGTGTTTGCCACGCAGAATCAGTCAACTGAAGAGACCACGCTGAAGCAGGTAGCCGATGTGGTTATCAGCGCTCAGACCATTGTGGTGGGGGCAGCAAACGGTGTGTTATCTGACGCCGATCGCTCTTCCTATGCGACACAGTTAGAAGGGATCCGTGCGCAGCTGCTTAACCTTGCGAACAGCACTGACGGCAATGGCCGCTATCTGTTCGCCGGGTATGAAAGCGATAAAGCTCCCTTTGTAACGGATGCTTCGGGCAGCACGACCTATGATGGTGGGCTTAACCCGATTACGCAGAAAGTGGATGCCAGCCGAACGCTGACCACTAACCATACCGGCAAGCAGGTATTCGATTCACTCACCAGCAGCGCTGTCAAAGAACCTGACGGCTCCACCGGTGAGAGCAATATCTTTACCATTCTGGATACGGCTATTAACTCATTGAAAGTGCCACTGGACGATGCGGATCAGACTGCCGTTGATGCTGAGGCTGCGAAACTGGATATCGCTAACCGTGGCCTGCGTAACTCGCTGAACAACGTCTCAAGCGTACGTTCTGAGATTGGTACCAATCTTCAGGAGCTGGATAATCTGGACTCAAAAGGCGATGACACCGCGTTAAATCTGAAAACGCAGATGAGCGGACTGGTGGGTGCTGATACCACTGAGACCATCTCCAGTTACACCATGCAGCAGGCTGCATTGCAGGCCTCGTATACCGTGTTCCAGCAAATGTCGAAGCTGTCTCTGTTTCAACTGAATTCCTAG